In Thermoanaerobacterales bacterium, the sequence CTCGCCGCGAGCTTTACGAGGCCCGCGGCGAGATCGACGTAGCGGGCGTGGGCACCACGGGCAGCGGCCGGCGCCTGGCGGGGATCATGGTCGGCGCCGATGTGATCAAGAACGAGATCACCGCCCACGCCATGGCCGCCCGCCATTTCGAGCCCAATGTACGGACCGTCATCGACATCGGCGGCCAGGACTCGAAAATCATCTTCTTCCAGGACGGCATACCCGTCGGCTTTAACATGAACACTGTCTGCGCTGCCGGAACCGGTTCCTTCCTGGACCACCAGGCCACCCGCCTCGGCATCCCGATCGAGGAGTTCGGCGACTACGCCATGCGCTCCACCAGCCCGATCAAGATCGCGGGCCGTTGCGGCGTCTTTGCCGAGTCAGACCTGATCCACAAGCAGCAGATGGGCTACCTTAAGGAGGACCTCATCGCCGGGCTTTGCCTGGCCCTGGTCGGGAACTACCTCGCCAATGTGGCCCGCGGGCGGAAGATCGAGCCCCCGGTCCTGTTCCAGGGCGGCGTGGCCGCCAATACCGGGATGCGCGCCGCTTTCCGCCAGCGCCTGGGTTTCCCGGTCATCGTCCCCGAGCATTTCAAGGTCATGGGGGCCTTCGGAGCAGCCATCCTGGCCAAGCGCAACGCCGAGCGCACCCGCATGCCGTCCAACTTCCGCGGCGCCTCGGCCATCGCCAGTTTCACATGCAAGCCCCGCACCTTCACCTGCAGTGACTGCCCGAACAACTGCGAGGTCAACGAGGTCTACATCAGCGACGAACTGGTATCCCGCTGGGGCTCCAAGTGCGGCAAATGGCACAACCTGCACCTCTCCTCTTCCAGCCGCCATGAGCAGCGTGAAGTTCCCCTGCAGTTGTAGGAAAACCGTTCCCTTCAACTTTTCTACTTGCGCCGGGCGGATGATTTTGTTAGAATCAAGGTTGGTCGGTACAAGGAGGTGTGGAAAGAGACATGGCAAAGGTCTGCGAAATCTGCGGCAAGTCGGCGGTGGTCGGCATGCAGGTCAGCCACTCCCACATTCGAAACAAGCGGCGTTGGGAACCAAACCTCCAGCGGGTACGTGCCATCGTGGGCGGGCGCCCGCAGCGCATAAGGGTCTGCACTCGTTGCCTCCGCAGCGGGAAGGTACAGCGCGCGCTCTAACCCAAGCTCAATAACCGTGGATTAGAAGGAAACGGCTCAGCTGAGAGCCGTTTTTTACTCACTGTCCCGGCGAGGTGACAGAGGTTGCCTGAACCGATTATCGTCGTGGAGGACCTGACCAAGACCTTCCCGGGCAACGTTACGGCCGTCAACAGGGTATCCTTCACGGTAGACGAAGGGGAGGTCTTCGGCTTCCTCGGGCCGAACGGTGCCGGAAAGTCAACGACCATTATGATCCTCACCACCCTCCTCCGCCCCACGTCCGGGCGGGCCGCCATCAACGGTTACGATGTCGTCCGGCAGCCCGACGCCGTGCGAAGGAGCATCGGTTACGTGGCGCAGGACCTCTCGTCCGACGACAACCTTACCGGGAGGGAAAACCTGGCCCTGCAGGCCGGGTTTTACCACCTGCCGCGTCGCGAGGCCCGGAGGCGCATCGCCGAAGTGCTCGACCTGGTGGGCCTGGCCGAGCGGGCGGACCACCTGGTGGAAACCTATTCCGGCGGAATGCGCAAGCGACTGGACATCGCCGCCGGGCTGATCCACCGCCCCCGGGTGCTCTTCCTCGACGAGCCGACCCTGGGTCTTGACATCCAGACGCGTCGCCAGATATGGCAGTACGTGGCCAACCTGCGCCGCGAGGTCAACATGACGATCTTCCTGACGACCCATTATATGGAGGAAGCGGACAACCTCTGCGACCGCATCGGCATCATCGACCGCGGCGAGATCCGGGCCATCGACCGCCCGGCGACCCTGAAGGCGCGCATCGGGGGTGACCTGGTTACTTTGCGGCTCGCAGGGGAAAAGCAGTCGGTGGAAGAGGCGGCGAAGGTAATCACGAACCTGC encodes:
- a CDS encoding acyl-CoA dehydratase activase, which produces RRELYEARGEIDVAGVGTTGSGRRLAGIMVGADVIKNEITAHAMAARHFEPNVRTVIDIGGQDSKIIFFQDGIPVGFNMNTVCAAGTGSFLDHQATRLGIPIEEFGDYAMRSTSPIKIAGRCGVFAESDLIHKQQMGYLKEDLIAGLCLALVGNYLANVARGRKIEPPVLFQGGVAANTGMRAAFRQRLGFPVIVPEHFKVMGAFGAAILAKRNAERTRMPSNFRGASAIASFTCKPRTFTCSDCPNNCEVNEVYISDELVSRWGSKCGKWHNLHLSSSSRHEQREVPLQL
- the rpmB gene encoding 50S ribosomal protein L28, giving the protein MAKVCEICGKSAVVGMQVSHSHIRNKRRWEPNLQRVRAIVGGRPQRIRVCTRCLRSGKVQRAL
- a CDS encoding ATP-binding cassette domain-containing protein yields the protein MPEPIIVVEDLTKTFPGNVTAVNRVSFTVDEGEVFGFLGPNGAGKSTTIMILTTLLRPTSGRAAINGYDVVRQPDAVRRSIGYVAQDLSSDDNLTGRENLALQAGFYHLPRREARRRIAEVLDLVGLAERADHLVETYSGGMRKRLDIAAGLIHRPRVLFLDEPTLGLDIQTRRQIWQYVANLRREVNMTIFLTTHYMEEADNLCDRIGIIDRGEIRAIDRPATLKARIGGDLVTLRLAGEKQSVEEAAKVITNLPQVRHLDRRGGGNEFIAVVSDGEHVVPSLFEACQPTGARIVAVTVKRPSLDDVYLAFTGRDLRDETGSREEAMRTRMIMRRVRSR